The following coding sequences are from one Poecilia reticulata strain Guanapo linkage group LG18, Guppy_female_1.0+MT, whole genome shotgun sequence window:
- the mfsd8 gene encoding major facilitator superfamily domain-containing protein 8, translating to MSHLDPDDTTPLLRDDASSDDSQDGDYRSRWRSIRVMYFTMFLSSVGFTIVITSLWPYLQKVDSSADASFLGWMVAAYSLGQMVASPLFGLWSNHRPRREPLVCSIFINLAANIYYAYAYLPKTNNKYHMLMSRAFVGFGAGNVAVGRSYVAGATSLKERTGAMANMSACQALGFILGPALQACLSFIGENGVTVKFLDLQLNMYTTPALLAALFGLINILLVLLVLKEHRVNEDGKHIRSINYTSEDTVDILDESVETIDQVAVVTSNVLFFIVMFIFAVFETIATPLSMDMFAWTRKEAVLYNGIIMVGIGFQSILVFLLVKAAALRFGDRPVLLAGFGIIFCGFIVLLPWGNHFPKIQWADLKNNSLVSQVSGGSLVGNGTVEPTGCPYEQTWCQTIPAIYLAQYISSDFLIGVGYPACNVMSYTLYSKILGPKPQGVYMGWLTASGSGARTLGPVFVSHVYTLLGPRWAFSLICGMVVLGVILLLSAYHRLIAYSVRHGRIVE from the exons ATGTCACATCTTGACCCAGACGACACCACTCCGTTGCTCCGGGACGATGCAAGCAG CGATGACTCCCAGGATGGGGACTACAGAAGCCGGTGGAGGTCCATCCGGGTCATGTACTTCACAATGTTTCTCAGCAGCGTAG GCTTCACAATTGTCATCACATCACTATGGCCCTATTTGCAGAAG GTCGACAGCAGCGCAGACGCCAGCTTCCTGGGTTGGATGGTTGCAGCCTACAGTCTGGGTCAGATGGTGGCCTCGCCTCTGTTTGGGCTGTGGTCTAATCACCGGCCGCGCAGGGAGCCGCTGGTGTGCTCCATCTTCATCAACCTGGCTGCCAATATCTACTATGCCTACGCGTATCTGCCCAAAACCAATAACAAGTACCACATGCTCATGTCCAGAGCATTTGTTGGCTTTGGAGCAG GTAATGTTGCCGTTGGGAGGTCGTATGTCGCCGGGGCTACGTCCCTGAAAGAAAGGACTGGAGCCATGGCAAACATGAGCGCCTGTCAGGCACTGGGCTTCATCCTCGGACCAG CTCTGCAGGCATGCCTGTCTTTCATCGGAGAAAACGGCGTCACGGTGAAGTTCCTAGACCTGCAGCTCAACATGTACACCACGCCGGCTTTACTGGCTGCACTTTTCGGACTCATCAACatcctgctggttctgctggtgctcaa AGAGCACCGTGTAAATGAAGATGGAAAGCACATCAGATCTATCAACTACACCTCAGAAG ACACAGTCGATATCCTTGATGAATCTGTGGAAACCATCGACCAGGTGGCTGTTGTGACCTCCAACGTGTTGTTCTTCATCGTCATGTTCATCTTCGCTGTGTTTGAAAC AATTGCCACTCCTCTGTCCATGGACATGTTCGCCTGGACGAGGAAAGAAGCCGTTCTGTACAACGGTATTATTATGGTCGGCATCGGATTTCAATCAATCCTGGTGTTTCTTTTGGTAAAAGCAGCCGCTTTGAG GTTTGGGGATCGCCCCGTGTTGCTTGCAGGTTTTGGCATCATATTCTGTGGCTTCATTGTTTTGCTTCCCTGGGGAAATCATTTCCCCAAAATCCAGTGGGCAG ACCTGAAAAACAACTCTTTGGTCAGTCAAGTGTCTGGGGGCAGTTTAGTTGGCAACGGCACCGTGGAGCCCACAGGCTGCCCGTACGAGCAGACCTGGTGTCAGACCATCCCAGCCATCTACCTCGCACAGTACATCTCATCAGACTTTCTCATCGGGGTGGGCTACCCGGCCTGCAATGTGATGTCCTACACGCTTTATTCCAAAATCCTTGGACCAAAACCTCAG GGTGTGTACATGGGCTGGCTGACCGCCTCGGGGAGCGGGGCGCGAACACTCGGTCCCGTCTTCGTCTCCCACGTCTACACCCTCCTGGGACCTCGCTGGGCCTTCAGCCTCATCTGCGGTATGGTGGTGTTGGGcgtcatcctcctcctctcagccTACCACAGACTCATCGCCTATTCTGTTCGCCACGGAAGGATCGTGGAGTAA